A single genomic interval of Aphis gossypii isolate Hap1 unplaced genomic scaffold, ASM2018417v2 Contig00345, whole genome shotgun sequence harbors:
- the LOC126553855 gene encoding piggyBac transposable element-derived protein 4-like: MDLPPGPSRERSRSPICNKTKNTKILTDEELLLLLENDKWLSSEDDFDGSSDDNFEGSLVDDFDNMAEVEEGNSNNDSHYMYVDSSTMNEMTDNSNNSLRKEPNNYETSWLSDPANANYIPFTATPGLKCVPKGNAPIDYFRLLVTDSFFDLLVEETNAYALDIFLNQTHESARINNWVDTNRKEMDIFIGLLFHMGTIRLSRLEDYWKTSRLFNIPCFREYMSRNRFMLILRALHFTRNPKEGEPTPHNRLYKIQSVLNYFNSKMEEVYEPSKNLSIDESMILWRGRLVFRQYIKNKRHKYGVKSYMLTEPWGFIHRVMVYSGQGHDISNTMSHTEYVVFKLMNGLFYEGRSLFMDNYYNSVHLSELLLEKKTFVTGTLRSNRKNNPKDVIDKKLKKGESIYRYTKEGICVLKWKDKRDVLMISSEFSHSMCEVSSRTEVKQKPIIVKKYNENMSGIDRQDQMASYYPCERKSLRNVKKISLYDYRISVIESLLPKKDNKTQKNSEVKKTEAHLPKKVEKNEKNRYYKKRCKVCADKKIRKETIYYCDQCEDEPGLCLEQCFKEFHK; the protein is encoded by the exons atggaTCTTCCTCCTGGTCCATCTAGAGAGCGATCTCGAAGtcctatatgtaataaaacaaaaaacactaaaatattaaccgACGAAGAACTCTTATTGCTTTTGGAAAATGATAAATGGTTGTCATCGGAGGATGATTTTGATGGCAGTTCTGATGATAATTTTGAGGGCAGTTTGGTTGATGATTTCGATAACATGGCAGAAGTTGAAGAAGgtaattcaaataatgattctcattatatgtatgtagatAGTAGTACGATGAATGAGATGACTGATAACTCTAATAATAGTCTTAGAAAAGAGCCTAACAATTATGAAACTTCCTGGTTATCTGATCCTGCAAATGCAAACTATATTCCATTTACAGCTACACCAGGTTTGAAATGTGTACCCAAAGGAAACGCacctattgattattttagattattagttACTGATAGTTTTTTTGATCTTCTTGTTGAGGAAACAAATGCATATgcacttgatatttttttaaatcaaacacaCGAAAGTgcaagaataaataattgggTGGATACTAACAGAAAAGAAATGGACATTTTTATTGGCTTATTGTTTCATATGGGAACAATTAGATTAAGTAGATTGGAAGATTATTGGAAAACCAGTCGACTTTTCAACATTCCGTGTTTTCGTGAATATATGAGTCGTAACAGATTCATGTTAATATTACGAGCATTGCATTTCACTCGTAATCCGAAAGAAGGAGAACCTACTCCTCATAATAGGTTATATAAAATCCAGagtgttttgaattattttaattcaaaaatggaAGAAGTTTATGAACCGTCTAAAAATTTATCTATTGATGAATCTATGATTTTATGGCGTGGGCGTTTGGTATTTCGccaatacattaaaaacaaacgaCACAAATATGGCGTAAAATCATATATGTTGACTGAACCCTGGGGTTTTATACACAGGGTTATGGTTTATTCTGGACAAGGTCATGATATATCTAATACTATGAGTCATACAGAGTATGTGgtttttaaacttatgaatGGATTATTTTATGAAGGCCGATCACTATTtatggataattattataatagtgtccATCTATCAGAACtgttgttagaaaaaaaaacatttgtcaCAGGAACTCTACGATCAAACCGCAAAAACAACCCTAAAgatgttattgataaaaaattgaaaaaaggaGAGTCTATATATCGGTACACAAAAGAGGGTATTTGTGTCCTAAAATGGAAAGACAAGAGAGATGTTCTGATGATTAGTTCTGAATTTTCTCACTCAATGTGTGAAGTTAGTTCTAGGACAGAAGTAAAACAGAAACCtataatcgtaaaaaaatataatgaaaatatgtcaGGAATAGATCGCCAGGATCAAATGGCATCATACTACCCCTGTGAAAGGAAATCCTTGAg aaacgtaaaaaaaatatcactgtACGACTACAGGATCTCAGTTATTGAAAGTTTATTACCTAAAAAAGACAATAAAACACAGAAAAATTCTGAGGTGAAAAAAACTGAAGCACATTTACccaaaaaagttgaaaaaaacgaaaaaaatagatattataaaaaacgctGTAAGGTTTGtgctgataaaaaaatacgaaaagaAACTATATATTACTGTGATCAATGTGAGGATGAACCAGGGTTATGCTTGGAACAATGCTTCAAAGAGTTTCACAAATAA